From Symphalangus syndactylus isolate Jambi chromosome X, NHGRI_mSymSyn1-v2.1_pri, whole genome shotgun sequence, the proteins below share one genomic window:
- the CT47C1 gene encoding cancer/testis antigen family 47 member C1 yields MSATGDRDPIQEDQEAPVSEEGAQAEAGGDREGGDSGPDSGNTVPAAEVAGVAGPMRGLGEEEGGQAAGLAAAPGSGNAEEDWEIRIVVEMVEEEEDEEEEEEDEEEEEEEEEEEERNEADNINLVAAAHRYPIIGFRVEFLGMVHSLLRRIYLNDHILIRMRASHLMRRRRTAAPSSSDAASSGSDEPRLLLVPERLGAGDAGPEGEGLGLLQEAASAPEPEVPADPAEMAREPAEEPAEKASEKPTEEAAEEELAEEAAEEPATEERAAEEESAEEPAAEEEPAEEPAAEEPATEEAAAPEEVTKYQHEKWDEEAQDAAGEEEKEEKEKDAENKVKNSKAT; encoded by the exons ATGTCTGCCACAGGGGATCGAGACCCGATCCAAGAGGACCAGGAGGCCCCAGTGAGCGAGGAGGGAGCGCAGGCCGAGGCCGGAGGTGACCGGGAGGGCGGTGACTCTGGCCCCGACAGTGGCAACACGGTGCCCGCGGCCGAGGTGGCCGGAGTCGCAGGGCCCATGAGAGGCCTCGGGGAGGAGGAGGGTGGGCAGGCGGCAGGCTTGGCCGCAGCCCCCGGGAGCGGGAACGCCGAGGAAGACTGGGAGATCAGGATAGTAGTGGagatggtggaggaggaggaagatgaggaggaggaggaggaagatgaggaggaggaagaggaggaggaggaggaggaagagaggaacgAGGCGGACAACATCAACTTGGTCGCGGCCGCCCATCGCTACCCCATAATAGGCTTTCGTGTGGAGTTTCTGGGCATGGTCCACTCCCTTCTCCGCCGCATCTATCTCAACGACCACATCCTGATCCGGATGCGTGCCAGCCACCTGATGCGGAGGCGCCGCACTGCGGCACCCAGTAGCTCAGATGCGGCGTCCAGTGGCTCAGATGAGCCCCGGCTGTTGCTGGTGCCTGAGAGGCTGGGCGCGGGGGACGCGGGCCCTGAGGGCGAGGGCCTGGGCCTGCTCCAGGAGGCCGCGTCGGCCCCAGAGCCTGAGGTGCCAGCAGACCCGGCCGAGATGGCCAGGGAGCCTGCAGAAGAGCCCGCAGAGAAGGCATCAGAGAAGCCTACAGAGGAGGCCgcagaggaggagcttgcagagGAGGCCGCAGAGGAGCCGGCCACAGAGGAACGGGCTGCAGAGGAGGAGTCCGCAGAGGAACCGGCAGCAGAGGAGGAGCCCGCAGAGGAACCGGCCGCAGAGGAACCGGCCACAGAGGAGGCTGCTGCCCCCGAGG AAGTCACTAAATATCAGCATGAAAAGTGGGATGAAGAGGCCCAAGATGCTGCAGgcgaggaagagaaagaagagaaagagaaggatgcAGAAAACAAGGTGAAGAACTCCAAAGCGACCTAG